GCACGTCCAGGATCCGGCACAGGCCCTGGTTCTCGAAACTCCGTGCAGCCGACTTCGCCAGAAAGCCCACCGCATTGCGCTCACGGATGAAGGTCAGCGTGGACAGATAGGACGAGGTCTCCATCAGATCGGACGGCGGTTGCAGGCCGCGATGATGGAACTGCTGCTCCAGCTTCACCCGCAATGACGCCCACGGCGGCGGCATCACGCAGGGCAACGCCGCCAGATCCGCCCACCCCGGCGCACTGCGGCCCGCCACATCGCTGCCGGGCGCCGCGACCACGACCATCGGCTCTTCGAACAACGCCTCGGCATGCAGGTCCGGCGCGGCGTAGCCCGGCTCCAACCTCCCCACGAACAGATCCAGTTCGCCCAGGCGCAGCTTGGGCAGCAGATGCGTCAGATCGCCCTCTTCGATCAGGACGGTCGCGCGCGCCGATCGCAGCTTCAAGGCATGCACGGCCCGCGCGAGCAGCACCGGCAGCGCGACCGCCATCGCCCCCACTCGCGTCTTGCCGGCCGCGCCGCTGGCGGTGGTGTCGATCTCATCGCGAGTGCGCTCATACTGCGCCAGCACGCCGCGCGCAAAGCGCACCACCGCGGCGCCTGCGTCCGTGGGTTCCGTGCCGCGCACGGACCGCGCAAACAGCGCGAGACCCAGCATGGACTCCACCTCTGACAGCATGCGAGACACCGCCGGCTGGCTGACCGCCATGAATTCAGCCGTGCGCCCTACATGCCGGAACTCGTCCAGCGCCACGAGCAATTGGAGGTGACGCAGCTTCAGGTTTGAGCGGAACACGCGGTCCAGGTGCGCCATGCGGCCCCCCTATACATATCAGTGTTGTTATCTATTGATGAGGCAATTCTATTGGATAGTTATATATAAGCTCACGAGAATAGATCCGGGCGACCTTGTAGCCTTGAGGGTGCTCACAAAAAAACCACATCGGAGACAAACCATGAGGCACATCCCCACCCCTGACCGGGACAGGCGCAGGTTTCTGGCGGGCGCCGCCTGTCTGGGCGCAATGGCCGGCGCCGGCGCGGCCGGCCTGCTGGCCCCCGGCCTGGCCCGCGCCGCGGACTACCCGCAGCGCCCCATCACCTTCATCTGCCCCTGGCCCGTCGGCGGCACGGCAGACCAGTCCATGCGCGCGCTCTGCCAGGTGGCGTCGGGCGTGCTGGGCCAATCCATCGTGGTGGAAAACCGCGCGGGCGCCTCGGGCATGATCGGCACGAAGTCGCTGTCGCAGGCACAGCCCGATGGCTATACCATCGGCCAGATCCCCATCTCGGTGGCGCGCTTCTCGCAACTGGGCCTGTTGCAGTTGGATCCGCGCAGCGAGTTGACCTATTTGGCGCGTACGTCGGGACAGACCTTCGGCATCGCAGTGCTTGCCAGTTCGCCGTTCAAGACGTTGCAGGAGGTCGTGGCTTATGCAAAGGCCAATCCCGGCAAGCTGACATACGGCCACGCCGGCATTGGCGGGGCAACGCACGTGGGCATGGAAGAGTTCGCCATGACGGCCGGCGTGCGTTTCAATGCGATCGCCTACAAGGGCGGCGCGGCCGCCCTGCAGGACGTGCTGGGCGGGCAGATCGACCTGCTGGCGGATTCAAGCTCCTGGGCGCCGCACGTCGAGGCGGGCAAGCTGCGGCTCCTGGCGACCTGGGGCGAGTCGCGGGCCTCGCGGTTCAAGGATGCGCCCACCCTGAAGGAACTGGGCTACGACGTCGTGGTCGAGGCGCCCAACGGCATTGGTGCACCCAAGGGACTGGATCCCGCCGTCGAACGCAAGCTGCGCGAGGCCTTTCGCACCGCGGTCAAGAGCGACGCATTCAAGCAGGTGGCCGACCGTATCGATGCGCCGGTCATGTACCTGGACGGCCCGGACTACCAGGCGTATGTGGCGTCGGTCTATACGCAGGAGACTGCGCTGATCGCGCGCCTGAAACTGAAAGAAATGCTGCAGAAAGGCTGATTCACGGTGACTTCCAACCCCTTGATCCGGCTGCACGCCAACGACAATGTGCTGGTTGCCCGGGAAGCCCTGGCCCTCGGCATGCACATCCCGGCGCTGGGCCTGCGGGTGCGCGCGCAGGTGCCGGGCGGCCACAAGATTGCCGCCTGCCGCATGCCGAAGGGCACGCCGGTGCGCAAGTATGACGCCATCATCGGCGTGGCCGCGCGCGACATCGAAGCCGGCGAGCATGTGCACGCGCACAATCTTGCGCTCGCCGACTTTGAGCGCGATCCCGGCTTCTGCCGCGACGTGCGGCCGGTCGACATGGTGCCCGAGGCCGAACGCGCGACGTTCCAGGGCTACGCACGGGCCGATGGCCGGGTGGGCACGCGCAATTTCATTGGCATCCTCGCGTCGGTGAACTGTTCCGCGACGGTCATCCACCACATCGCGCAGCACTACACGCCCGAACGCCTTGCCGCGTTCCCCAATGTGGACGGCGTGGTGGCGTTTGCGCAGACGAGCGGATGCGGCATGTCGTCGCCCAGCGAGCATTTCGATGTCTTGCGGCGCACGCTGGCCGGCTATGCGCGGCACCCGAATCTGGCCGGCGTGTTGATCGTGGGACTCGGCTGCGAACGCAATCAGGTTTCGGCGCTGATCGAATCGCAGGATCTGGCCGGGGACGCGCGCGTACGCACCCTCGTGATGCAGGACACGGGCGGCACCCGCGCCACGATTGCGGCCGGCATCCGGGCCATCGACGAGATGCTGCCGCTGGCCGACGTCGCGCGCCGCAGCAGCGTGCCGGCAAGCCACCTGAAGATCGGGCTGGAATGCGGCGGATCGGACGGCTATTCCGCGATTACGGCCAATCCCGCGCTGGGCGCGGCCATGGACATCCTGGTGCGTCACGGGGGCACGGCTATCCTTTCCGAGACCCCGGAGATCCACGGGGTGGAATACCTGCTGACGCGCCGCGCCGTCACGCCGGAAGTGGGCCGGAAACTGCTGGACCGGCTGGCCTGGTGGGAAAGGTACACGGCCGGGCATAACGCGCAATTCAATGGCGTCGTGGGCCACGGCAACCAGCAAGGCGGCCTGGCCAACATCTTCGAGAAATCACTGGGGTCCGCCATGAAAGGCGGCACGACGCCGTTGCAAGCCGTGTACGAATATGCCGAGCCCATCGATCGCGCGGGGCTGGTCTTCATGGATTCGCCCGGCTACGACCCCGTCGCGGTCACCGGCCAGATCGCCAGTGGCGCCAACCTGATCTGCTTCACGACGGGCCGTGGCTCGATGTTCGGCTCCAAGCCCGCGCCCACACTCAAGCTCGCCAGCAACAGCAGCATGTATGCGCGCCTTGAAGAGGACATGGACATCAATTGCGGCGCGGTGCTCGATGGCGAGGTGGACATCGCGCAGATGGGACAACGCATCTTCGACCACATTCTGCGCGCGGCCTCGGGCGCGCCAACCAAGAGCGAAGCGCTGGGGCTGGGCAACCACGAGTTCGTGCCCTGGCATCTGGGCATCGTCAGTTGACCCGTCATTTCAGGAGCCTTCACGCATGCCCGCACACAACCCCTTCAAGACGGCCCTTGCCGAGCGGCAAGCCCAGGTCGGTCTGTGGCTCTCGATGGCCGATCCCTATCTGGCCGAGGTTTCCGCCACGGCAGGCTTTGATTGGCTGCTGATCGACGGCGAGCACGCACCGAACGACCTGCGCGGCACCCTGGCCGCCCTGCAGAGCGTCGCGCCCTACCGCGCCCAGCCCGTGGTGCGCGTGGTGGCCGGCGACACGGCGCTCATCAAGCAGATGCTGGACATCGGCGCCAAGAACCTGCTGGTGCCGATGGTGGACACCGCCGAGCAGGCCCGCGCCCTGGTGGCCGCCACCCGCTATCCGCCGCTTGGCATGCGCGGCGTCGGCAGCGCAGTGGGGCGCGCGTCGCGCTGGAGCGCCCGCGACGACTACCTGGATGTCGCCGACGACGAGATCTGCCTGCTGGTGCAGGCGGAAACGGTGCAGGCGTTGTCGAACCTGGAGGCCATCTGCGAGGTGCCGGGCGTGGACGGCGTGTTCATCGGACCCGCCGATCTGGCCGCGTCCATGGGGCACCGGGGCCGCCCCGGTCATCCGGACGTGCAAGCCGCGATCGAGCGCGCCATGCGGATCATCATCGAGCGCGGCAAGTCCGCGGGCACGCTGACATCGGACCCCGCGCTCGCACGCCGCTATCTGGATCTGGGATGCACCTTCGTGGCGGTCGGCGTCGATGTCCTGCTTTACGCCAATAGCGCCCGCCGGCTGGCGGCAAGCTTCATTTCCCCGGGCGAGCGCCCCGCGCCACCCGCTCCATCCGCCGCCTATTGAGTGCCCAAAAGCGGCCGATCCGTCCTGTAATCCGGTCTTGCATGCCCACGCATTCAGGCATAAATTGATCGGTACCGCTTTTCGATCGGCCATCTCGATCCCCCCGCCCGAATCGCGCGCGAAGGTTGTTTTCTATCTTTTGTTCCCCCACCAGGAGCGATGCGATGCGAGTAAAACACCTGCTTGGCCCAGCGACCGTAGCCCTCTCGATGCTCTTCGGGTCGGCTGTCACGGCCGCCCCCTCGGACCCCGCCCCGATCATCACCGGCAAGCACTGGACCGATTCCGACGCCAACCTCAAGAAGGCCTATCTGCTGGGCGTGGCCAATGCGCTTGAGGTCGAACGCGCCTACCAGCAACGCCGCGCCGTGCCGGACACCCAGACGCTGGTTCCCAAGTTCTCCGCGGGCCTTCAGAACCAGACGCTGGACTCCGTGCGTGAGACCATCGACCGCTGGTATGCCGCCAATCCGACCCAATTGGATCGCCCCGTCATGGAGACGATCTGGTTTGAGATCGTCGTGCCCGCCACCAAGACCAAACGCACCCCCTAGGAGCCGCCATGAAGACTATCCGCACGATAGGCCTGGCCATTGCGATGGCATCGCTGGCCGCATGCACGAACATGACCAAGGAACAGCAAGGCACCGTCACGGGTGGCTTGATGGGCGCCGCGGCGGGCGCGGGCATTGCCGCCATCGCGGGGGGCAGTGCCTGGACCGGGGCCGCCATTGGCGGTGCGGCCGGCGGTATCGCCGGCAACATCCGCGGCGCGAACCAGTAAACAGCGCCAGTAGACAACGCCGTACCGACCTGACCCGTCTCCCCCGAACGCCGGCTTGCGTGCAAACGCCAGCCGGCGTTCCTGCATTTGAATCGTGGCTACCCGCCACGGCCAGAGACTGCTACGCTGTGCGCCGCGATTCCACCCGGGCGATGCGGATGTTTCTTTCATGATGTATGTGCTGTGGTCCCTGCCGGCGCTGACCGTGATCGGCGCGATCGCGAGCGGGCGCGTCAACACGACCATCGCAGCATTGCTGGGGTTGCTTGCTGCCCTGCCCATCGCGCTGTTTGCGGCGCCCGCGCCGTTTGCCCTGGCGCAACTGGGCGTCGCCCTGGAACGCGGGCTGTGGATCGGCTGGATCATCACCCCCTACATTCTGGGTGGCCTGCTGTTCTGGCAGATGGCGGCGCAGGGCCGCACGCCTGCTGACAATGCGGACAGCTCGCCGCCTGCGCCCCGCGATCCGCTCGCGAGCCGCCGGCTGCTGTTCTTTGCCTGTTTCCTAGTCGGCCCGTTCGCCGAATCCGCAACTGGATTCGGCGTGGGCATGCTGGGCACCGTGATGCTGATCCGCCCGCTCGGTCTGAAACCGCGCGAGGTCATGGTGTTTGCGCTGCTCAGCCAGACATTGATCCCGTGGGGCGCGATGGGCAGCGGCACGCTGCTGGCCTCGGCGTACGCACGCGTGCCGCCCGCGCAGCTTGCGCTGTACAGCATGGCGCCCGTGGCGTTGCTGATGGGGGTCTGGATGGCGCTTTACTGGCGCACCGCCACGCGCGCGGGGTTGACGGCTCCCGCCGCCGAGCTGGCGCGCGAAGCGGGCTGGATGACGGCGAGCCTGGCCCTGCTGGCCGCCGCAACCGCGCTGCTGGGACCGGAAACGGCGCTGCTTGCGGCGTACGGTCCGCTGATCGTGCTGCGCTTCCTGGCGGACCGCCGCCCCGATCGCGGCCAAGCATGGCAAGCCGCGCGGCGCGCCCTGCCCTACATCGCGCTCATCGCCTGGCTGGTAGCCACGCGGCTGGCGCCGGGCCTGAACCGCGGCCTTGCCGGCATGGCGGATTTCAAGCCCTATGCGGACCTGCCTGCGTGGATGCCATTTCTACACGCCGGAAGCTGGCTGATCGCAGGCGCCGTGGCCATGGCCGCCTGGCAGCGCCATCCGGGCGCGCTGCGGGCCCAGGCGCGCGCCGCGTGGATGACAGGACGTCATGCCGTCATGTCGGTCTTTTTGTTCGCAATGATGGCCGAGGTGCTGGCGGGTGCAGGGATTTCCCGGGCCTACGCCGATGGATTATTCTCGAGCCTGCGCGACTGGACTATTCTGATCACGCCGCTTCTGGCCGGCACGTTCGGCATTCTGGCCAACAGCGGCAACGCGCCGAACAGCCTGTTCATGTCTTCCCAGCTATCATTAGCGCTTCAGGCCGGTCTGAACGTGCCCGCAGCCGCCGCGCTGCTGCACGTTTCGGGCACGTCGATGGGGATTTTTTCTCCGGTCCGGATGTCGATTGCGGCCGGTTTGGCGCATGGACGGGGGCAGGAACGCGGCGTGTATGTTCTACTACTGCCGTTTGCCCTGGCCGCGTTCGGCATTCTGCTGTCGCTGGCGCTGCTCGTGGTCCTCTCCGGGTAGCGGTTTTCACGGCACAGCGGTTACGCTCGCCGCCTCAACCTTTTTTTTGTGTAGCACATGGGACTAGAACAATTAGCCGCGATCCGGGAATTGCTGATCAAGCAGTCGCCTGACAAGGCAGGCTCCAAGAACGAATCGCGACCGCAAGGCACGGACAAGCCGCGCCGCCCGCAAGGCGCCGGCAAGGGTCCGCGTCCGCAAGGCGGCGACAAGGCAAAGCGCGCGCAAGGCGGCGACAAGGGCCAGCGTGCGCCGCGTCCCGAAAAGCGCGAGACGCCGGTCGATCCCGTGGTCGTCGCCATTTCGCGCCTGCAACGTCACTTTCCCAAGGCGTTCCCCAAGAACCCTGCCCCCAAGGTGCCCCTCAAGCTGGGCGTGCTGGCGGACCTGGTGCAGCACGCCGAGCAATTGCAGCTCGACGAGGCGCAGATCAAGGAAGCCGTCAAGACGTGGTGCGACGGCCGCCGCTACTGGGCCAGCATGGTCGAGGACGCGCCGCGCGTGGACTTGAACGGCGAACCCGCCGGCGCCGTGACCGCCAACGAAGCGCGCCACGCCAAGCGCATGGCCTCGCGCAATGCGTCCCGCAATGCCGCACGCGCACGGGCCGAGAAAAAGGCGCAGACGGCTGCTGAGCAGACGCCGGCGCCGGCTGCTGACGCCGCACCGGACACGCAACCTGCCGACGCGACGTCCGCAGAGGTGAACGCGGTGGCCGTGAAAGCCGCAGAGGTAAACGCTACGGATGTAAACGCCGCCGACGCGAAAGCCGCAGATGCGACGACGCCCACTGACGTCACGCCCGAAGACATCAAGCCCCAAGCGGCCGAATAAGCCCGCTCTAAGCAATTCAGGCCTGCGCCAGGCCGGGACAACGATTCCCGGCCTGGCGCAGGCCTTTCTGCATCTACGCGGCAGGATTTAGTCCGCCGACTCCAGCGCCGCCAGCGCCTGCTTGATGTACCCCATGCCTTTGTCCGAATAGGACAGCGTCATGGCCTGCTGATGACCCGCGCCGTCCATCTTCAGCAAGGACTTGCGCAGGATCTCGACGATCTTGTCTTCGTGGGCCGGGTAGAAGGCCTCGTACTGGTACTGCAGAAACACCAGGCACAGCGCGTTTTCCATGACCTGCACATCCGGATCCTGCTTGATCCCCTGCTTCATCAAGATCGCCGCCACGCGCTCGCAATCTTCTTGCGGGTAGCCCGTTTCCTTCATGAGTTCCTGCGCGATGCCCGCGTGATGCCGTGCCAGCGCCTTGCGCCACGTGAGATACCCGATACGGCCTTCGGGATAGCTGGCACGCGTAATCTCCCAGCGGCCAATGTGCTGGCATCGGGACGCCAGGATCAGCGGCTCGGACGCATCAGGCGCCAGCTTCATGACCCAATCGTGCAGCTTCTGCGCCAGAAACAGCTCCTGCGGACAGGATTCGCCTTCCCAGGTAAACGTGTTGGGGTCGGCGGCGTTGTAGTCGTCGAAACGGCGCAGGGTCTGCTGCAGGCGATCATTCATGGGATGGCGTCTTCGGAAAGACCGGCGCGCGAGGGCCGGTGCGGAGATTGACAAGTTGAAGGAGCCCATCATACCTGCGGCATCCGGCGCCGTGCGCCGTCTATACCGTTTCGCGCTATCTGCTTGGCCCGCCGTGTCATTGAAGTCGCCCTTGCGGTGTGCGACCGTAAAAGGCGTCGGGCCGGTCGAGGAGCCGGACCCGATGCGGGCCGGCGCCAGCGCTCTCCCGCCATTCAAGAACAATGACTGGAGAGACGACAGATGCGACACGCAAGATTACTGACCGTCACGCTGGCTGCCACGCTGTGGGCCGCGGGCAGCGCCGCGCAGGCCCAGGACGAGCCCTATCCCGCCAAGCCGGTGACCATTCTGGTGGGCTTTCCGCCGGGCACGGCGACCGACACGGTGGCGCGGATGCTGGGCGAAAGGTTGGCGCAGCGCATGGGGCAGCAGTTCATCGTGGAGAACAAGCCGGGTGCGGGCGGCTCCATCGCGGCGGGGCTGGGCGCGCGCGCCAAGCCCGACGGTTACACGCTGATGATCGGCGCGTCCGCGCCGCAGGCCATCAATCCGCACGTGTATCCCAACCTGAACTACGACGCGCGCAAGGACTTTGCGCCGATCGGGTTGATCACCTGGCTGCCGTATCTGTTCGTGGTCAGCGCCGACAACCCGGCGCGCAATCTGACCGACTTCCTGACCGCCGTGAAGGCCAAGCCGGGGCAATACACCTACGGCACCACCGGCGTCGGCACGACCAGCCACCTGGTGACGTCCGTGCTGCTGTCCAAGGCGGGCGCGACGATGGTCCATGTGCCGTACAAGGGCAGCAGCCAGGCGCAGACCGACATCGTGGGCGGTCGCACCTACGCGACGTTTGACACAATGGTGTCGTCGCTGGCCATGGTGAAGGCGGGCCGCCTGAAGGCGCTGGCCGTCAGCACGCCGGAGCGCGTGCCCACGCTGCCCGACGTGCCCACCGTCGCGGAGCAAGGCTTTCCGGGCTTTGACATGGGCGCATGGCTGGGCCTGATTGCGCCGGCTGGCATACCGCCCGCCATCCAGGAAAAGCTGGCCCGGGAAATGAACGACGTGCTGGCCGATGCCGCCGTGCGCGACAAGCTCGCGGACCTGGGCGCGCAGGTGCGCACCACCGAATCGCCGGCGCGGTTCGGCGCGATGATGAAATCCGAGTACGAATCGTGGGGCAATGTGGTCCGCGAATTCAACGTGAAAGGCACGGACTGACAAGAGATTGGACTGACAAAGGAATCGGCAACCATGAACACAAAAGCGGAAATGAGCAGCCAGGAATGGGACACGCGCGTCCAGTTGGCCGCGTGCTACCGGCTGGTGGCGCACTTTGGCATGAGCGACCTGATCTACAACCACATCACCGCCCGCATCCCGGACACCGACGATCACCTGCTTATCAACCCCTACGGCATGATGTATGACGAGATCACCGCGTCCAGCCTGGTCAAGATCGATCTGGCCGGCAACATCCTCGATCAGCCGTCCGGCTACGGCATCAACGCGGCGGGCTACGTGATCCACAGTGCGGTGCACGGGGCGCGGCACGACGTGGCGTGCGTCATCCATACGCACACCCGGGCGGGCATGGCCGTGTCCGCGCTGCAATGCGGTCTGCTGCCGCTCACGCAGACCGCGATGCGGTTTGCGAAGATTCCGTATCACGACTACGAAAGCGTCGCCATTGATCTGGACGAGCGCGAGCGCCTGGTCGCGGACCTGGGATCGTCCGATGCGATGATCCTGCGCAATCATGGGCTGCTGGCGGCAGGCCCGTCCATTGCTCAGGCGTTCAACACGCTCTATTGGCTTGAGATGGCCTGCAAGGCGCAGGTCGACGCCCTGAGCTCGGGGCGTGAACTCTGCCTGCCGCCGCCCGAGGTCATCGAGAAGACGTGGCTGCTGTACCAACCCGGCACTCGCCGGCCGTTCGGCGAACTGGAATGGCCCGCCATGCTGCGCCTGATGGACCGCAAGGACCCCGGCTATAAGAATTAAGGCTCGCCGCGCGGCGCCAAGTCGACGCCTGCGGCGTGGCTCACGCCCGCGGGCAGGATGGCCCCCAGGCTGCTGCGCACTTCCAGCAGGTACGGCGCGTCCGCGGCCAGGCCACGCGCAATCGCGTCATGCACCTGATCGGTGCGCGTCACGTATTCGGACTGGATGCCGAAGGCGCGCGCCATCATCGTGAAGTCGGGGCTGGCCAGATCCGTGCCCACGTAGCGTCCAGGATACGTGCGCGCCTGGTGCAGCCGGATCGAGCCGTAGCAGTTGTTGTTGGCGACGATGAACAGAATGGGCAGCCCGCGTTCGGCGGCTGCGGCCATTTCATTGCCGGTCATCGTGAAGCCGCCGTCACCGGCCATGCAGACGACCCGGCACGTGGGATCGCGCAACTGCGCGGCAATGGCCGCCGGCGTCCCGTAGCCCATCGCGCCCGATTGCGACGCGAGCAGCCTTTGCGGATACACGAACGGGAAATGCCGGTAGACCGGCGCGGCAAAGGTGCCGGCGTCCAGGCATATCGCCACGTCCGCGGGCGCCTGCGCCGCCAGTGCCTGGACTACCACGGAGAAAGGAATGCGGTCGTCTGCGGCGCGCCCCGCTGCGTTCGGCCATGCCGCCATCCGTTCCCGAATCGCGCGCAGCGTGGCGGCCCAGTCGTCGCGCGCCAGCCCTTCGCCCGTGGGCGGCAGATCGGCCAGTGCCGCCGCCGTAACTGTGGGATCCGCCACCCATCCCACATCCGCCGCGAAATGCTGATTCACGATGTGCGGGTCCGGATAGCAGTGCACCAGCGTCTGCCGCGGCCGCGGGTGCGCGGGAAACGTATAGCCCTGCGTCGTGATGTCGCCCAGCCGTGTGCCCAGCGCCAGGATCAGGTCGCTCGCATCCAGCGCCGCCACCTGCGCGGCTGGCGTCGACAGATCGAGGTCGCCCGCATACAGCGGATGCGTGTTGGGAAACAGGTCGTGCTGGCGGAACGAGACCGCCACCGGAATGGTGTGACGCTCTGCCAGACGCATCAGCGCTTCGCGGCCGCCAGGACGGTTGAATTCGCCGCCCGCGATGATCAGCGGCTTGTGCGCGCGCGACAGCAGCGTGTGGACGTGCGCCAGGCCATCCGGCGCGGGTTGTGTAGGACTTTCAGGCGTTGCCATCCAGTCGTGCTGGTCCACCAACGCCTGTTGCACGTCTTCGGGCACCACCATCACCACCGGCCCGGGCGTGCCCGCCATCGCGACCCGCACGGCCTTGAACGCGGCAACCGCGAGCTCCTCGGGCGTGGTCACCTCGACCACCCACTTGGCCATGGAGCCAAACATCTTCTGATAGTCGATTTCCTGGAACGCTTCCTTGCGCACGTCCTTTTTCGGCACCTGACCGATCAAGACGATCATCGGCACGGCGTCCTGCTGCGCCGCATGCACGCCGATCGCGGCATTGGCGGCGCCCGGTCCGCGCGAGACCATCACCACGCCGGGGCGCCCCGTCAGACGCGCATCCGCGCAGGCCATGAACGCCGCGCCGCCTTCGTGGCGGCAGGTCACCACGTCGATGCCGGGAAAATCATGCAGCGCGTCCAGAACGCCCAGATAGCTTTCGCCGGGCACGACAAACACGCGGTCGATGGCGTTGGCGGCCAACACCTGGATCAACGCGTGGGCGGAGGTGTTCGGTGTTGCGGATGCGGACATAAGCGTGGGTCCCGGCAGGAAAAGGTCCAGGGCATTCTAGATTGGCATCCCCTGGCCAACTAGGCATACTCTGGCAACCAGATATACAAGAATGAGACAGCGGCGCCCGCAGCGGCGTGGCCGCCGTGCTCCGGAGACGATGGACCTACGCAAGATCGAAAACCTGATCCACGTCGCGGATCTGGGCAGCTTTTCTCGGGCGGCATCGGTGCTCGGCATTGCTCAGTCTGCGCTTGGCAGGCAGGTGCGCAAGCTCGAAGACGAATGCGGTTGCGCCCTGCTCTACCGCAACGGGCGCGGCGTTTCGCTAACGCCCGACGGCGAAAAGCTGCTGGACCGGCTGCGTCCGCTCATGCGGCAGATGGATCACGTGGTGACCGAGTTCCATAACGATCAGAAATCGCCGTCAGGGCAGGTGATGCTGGGGCTAACGCCCACCCTCTGTCACATGGTGGGCATGCGGCTGGTTGCCGAGATCTGGCGCCGGCACCCGCGCATTCAACTCAACGTCATCACCGGCTATAGCGGCTACGTGCATGAATGGCTGACCAATGCCCGCGTGGACATTGCCGTGCTGCACGACGCGCGGCGGTCGCAGCACATCGCGGTGTCGCCCCTGGCCGAGCTGGACCTGGCGCTGGTGTCTCCGCCGCAAGGCCTGTCGCCTGCCGCGCGTGCGATGCCGGCCATCCCGTTCACGGCACTGCGCGACCTGCCGCTGGCGCTGCCCACGCGCAATCACGGCCTGCGCCGCACGCTCGAACAGGCGGCGACGCAGGCCGACATGCCGCTGAACGTGGCTTTCGAAATGGACGCGCTGGAGCTGATGAAGGACATCGTCGTCGAAGGGCTGGCGCACACCGTGCTGGCCCTGCCCGCGGTGATGAATGAAGTCGCGTCGGGCAAACTGATCGCCCGCCGGATCGTCGAACCG
The DNA window shown above is from Achromobacter spanius and carries:
- a CDS encoding thiamine pyrophosphate-binding protein → MSASATPNTSAHALIQVLAANAIDRVFVVPGESYLGVLDALHDFPGIDVVTCRHEGGAAFMACADARLTGRPGVVMVSRGPGAANAAIGVHAAQQDAVPMIVLIGQVPKKDVRKEAFQEIDYQKMFGSMAKWVVEVTTPEELAVAAFKAVRVAMAGTPGPVVMVVPEDVQQALVDQHDWMATPESPTQPAPDGLAHVHTLLSRAHKPLIIAGGEFNRPGGREALMRLAERHTIPVAVSFRQHDLFPNTHPLYAGDLDLSTPAAQVAALDASDLILALGTRLGDITTQGYTFPAHPRPRQTLVHCYPDPHIVNQHFAADVGWVADPTVTAAALADLPPTGEGLARDDWAATLRAIRERMAAWPNAAGRAADDRIPFSVVVQALAAQAPADVAICLDAGTFAAPVYRHFPFVYPQRLLASQSGAMGYGTPAAIAAQLRDPTCRVVCMAGDGGFTMTGNEMAAAAERGLPILFIVANNNCYGSIRLHQARTYPGRYVGTDLASPDFTMMARAFGIQSEYVTRTDQVHDAIARGLAADAPYLLEVRSSLGAILPAGVSHAAGVDLAPRGEP
- a CDS encoding LysR family transcriptional regulator, with amino-acid sequence MDLRKIENLIHVADLGSFSRAASVLGIAQSALGRQVRKLEDECGCALLYRNGRGVSLTPDGEKLLDRLRPLMRQMDHVVTEFHNDQKSPSGQVMLGLTPTLCHMVGMRLVAEIWRRHPRIQLNVITGYSGYVHEWLTNARVDIAVLHDARRSQHIAVSPLAELDLALVSPPQGLSPAARAMPAIPFTALRDLPLALPTRNHGLRRTLEQAATQADMPLNVAFEMDALELMKDIVVEGLAHTVLALPAVMNEVASGKLIARRIVEPGLSTRLMVATASSRPLTQAVKIVQATLREVLAGMTQAEPYRDSLRMCDE